The nucleotide window GAAAAGGTGATGGGTTGGGCCGCGCTGAAACCCATCAGCACACGTGAATGCTACAGGGGTGTGGCTGAAGTTAGTATTTACCTTGATAATGCGGTGCAGGGACGCGGACTGGGTTCAGTATTGCTCAAAAAATTAATATTGGATAGTGAAGAACATGGCTTCTGGACATTGCAGTCGGGCATTTTTGCTTGAAAATGCTGCATCTATCGCCATCCATGCCAAAATGGGCTTCCGGGTGGTGGGTACCCGGGAAAAAATTGCGCAAATGAACGGGCGCTGGCGCGATGTCTTGCTGATGGAGCGCCGCAGTTCTGTGATTTGACACAAAAAAAACTGTTTTTTTTTAAACTAAGGTTTAACTTTAAGGAATTGCTGATATCCAAAAATCGCCGGGGACAGTCTTTGGCATTAAGATTGAAAACAATACCTACAACATTTAAAACCTTTAAGAAATGAAAAGCATCTTCAAAATAATTTTAGCGTCAGGACTGGCTTTTACACTGGCTTCATGTGGCGCACTAAATGATCCTTACGGAAATAACTATCCCAATAATTATCCAAATAACGGTACAGTGTACAGAAGTCCGGATGGTACTGTATACCGTCAGGGCGATGTATACAGGGACCGTAACGGTAATGTGTATCAAAACGGAAGGGTAATAAGTTCAGGCGGTGTGTACAGTAACACCCGTGGCCGCAATCAGGTAGGTACGGTGTATCCGCGTAACAACAGAAATCTTCCTCCGGGACAGGCCAAGAAAGTGTATGGCGGTAACGCCGAAGATTATGCTCCGGGTCAGATGAAAAAGAAAAATGGCAACTGGGACAGCAGGAAATGGGACGATGGAAAGAAAAAAGGAAAGTCTTATAAAAAACATAAAAATCACAGATAACCTGTAAGAAAGCGGGCTCCCACCGGGAGCCCGCTTCATTTTAGATCTTTAGTAGAATTATCTGTAAATTAGATTTACCCAATGCCTGTGGGGCCGTCGGTTTCTTTAAGTTCATTAAGTAATGTCTTAAAAATCATCACCTCGTCGCCAAAGCGCTTTTCCACCCGCTCACGGATATTCTCAAACTCATTTTCCAGAAATGTGGCCCGCAGTTCCACCGTTTCAAAAATCAGGAGCAGATTAGTGTTTCTCCCCTCATTCAGCATTTCACTTTCAACATCCGAAAGGATGTACTTTTCCACATCATAGAGGTTGTGGGCCAACTGTTTCAGTTCGGTTCTGGCATATTGTTCCCATTGCGGCACA belongs to Chryseobacterium sp. and includes:
- a CDS encoding DUF4286 family protein translates to MSILSLTFHCIESTVPQWEQYARTELKQLAHNLYDVEKYILSDVESEMLNEGRNTNLLLIFETVELRATFLENEFENIRERVEKRFGDEVMIFKTLLNELKETDGPTGIG
- a CDS encoding N-acetyltransferase family protein; the encoded protein is MNYEIRRMKSSDSDSVISIFKQGIDGGNATFDKEAPNWENWDAGYFHDCRWVVEDESEKVMGWAALKPISTRECYRGVAEVSIYLDNAVQGRGLGSVLLKKLILDSEEHGFWTLQSGIFA